Proteins from a single region of Chitinispirillales bacterium:
- a CDS encoding glycosyltransferase family 2 protein, translating to MRISVVIPLYNEEKSLKELFESIKKIMTENEYEYEIIFVDDGSDDNSLSVIEEMAATNADTVKVISFGRNYGKSAALSVGFETAVGDYIVTIDADLQDDPSAIPELIKKIEQGFDLVSGWKKIRQDPVFTKNIPSKIFNITVSMMSGLKLHDFNCGLKIYKKETAKSLEIYGERHRFLPVLAYWNGYKISEYPVPHHKRLYGKSKFGLNRFFNGALDFATLLFLKKYMRNPMHFFGMISFFLIFLGFTILTYFGIIWIITFELHIRPLLLLGATCVIVGVQFFSIGLLGEMITNMNRERKYAIKKTAGFNKL from the coding sequence TTGAGAATTTCCGTTGTCATTCCGTTATATAACGAAGAAAAAAGTTTAAAAGAACTTTTTGAATCAATTAAAAAAATAATGACGGAAAACGAATATGAATACGAAATTATTTTTGTCGATGACGGCAGCGACGACAACTCGCTTAGCGTAATAGAAGAAATGGCTGCAACAAACGCCGATACGGTTAAAGTAATAAGTTTTGGAAGAAATTATGGGAAATCTGCAGCTTTAAGCGTTGGGTTTGAAACGGCCGTCGGCGATTACATTGTTACAATAGACGCGGATTTACAAGACGACCCGTCGGCGATTCCCGAACTTATAAAAAAAATCGAGCAAGGATTCGACTTGGTTTCCGGATGGAAAAAAATACGTCAAGACCCTGTTTTCACCAAAAACATCCCGTCTAAAATATTTAACATTACAGTTTCTATGATGTCCGGATTAAAACTGCATGATTTTAACTGCGGACTTAAAATATACAAAAAAGAAACGGCGAAATCACTTGAAATATACGGTGAAAGGCATAGATTTCTTCCTGTCTTAGCTTATTGGAACGGATATAAAATCAGTGAATATCCGGTTCCTCATCATAAACGGCTATACGGAAAATCAAAATTCGGGTTAAATCGATTCTTTAACGGAGCGCTTGATTTCGCAACTCTTTTGTTTTTGAAAAAATATATGAGAAATCCAATGCATTTCTTTGGCATGATAAGTTTTTTCCTTATATTTCTTGGCTTTACAATCCTCACGTATTTCGGCATTATCTGGATAATAACTTTTGAACTGCATATACGTCCGCTTTTGCTTTTGGGAGCGACCTGTGTCATTGTAGGGGTGCAATTTTTTTCTATCGGGCTTTTAGGCGAAATGATAACAAACATGAACAGAGAAAGAAAATATGCGATAAAGAAAACGGCAGGTTTTAATAAATTATGA
- a CDS encoding TIGR01212 family radical SAM protein (This family includes YhcC from E. coli K-12, an uncharacterized radical SAM protein.), producing the protein MLEHKTIREFLKEKFGENVLKIPVNPGFSCPNKENGDTGCIFCDNNSFSPAALKTENVVSQFIEKRDKMKYKFNLFMPYLQPNTNTYAPVEKLREIYEPLIIQDGAVGLAIGTRPDAVSDETINYLSSINSKTYLSLELGLQSANNKTLALINRRHSAECFAETVKKLAEKNIEIVAHVMIGLMRETKEDVINTAKFISALPVKGVKIHQLMIIKNTPLEKLFAQNEVSVLTLEKYAEILKEFLRNLRQDIIIHRLMADSSVRNGLIAPFWSSEKNKSLNFIKNYLGKL; encoded by the coding sequence ATGCTTGAACACAAAACAATTCGTGAATTTCTTAAAGAAAAATTTGGAGAGAACGTACTTAAAATACCCGTGAATCCGGGATTTTCGTGCCCCAACAAAGAAAACGGCGATACGGGCTGTATTTTTTGTGACAACAATTCTTTTTCACCCGCCGCCTTAAAAACCGAAAACGTTGTTTCACAGTTTATTGAAAAACGCGACAAAATGAAGTATAAATTTAATTTATTTATGCCGTATTTACAGCCGAATACGAACACTTATGCGCCGGTTGAAAAACTACGGGAAATTTATGAACCGCTGATAATACAGGACGGCGCCGTTGGACTTGCAATCGGCACTCGCCCCGACGCCGTTTCAGATGAAACCATAAATTATTTGTCTTCAATAAATTCAAAAACTTATCTATCTTTGGAACTTGGACTGCAAAGCGCAAACAACAAAACCCTTGCGTTGATAAACCGCAGACACAGCGCCGAATGTTTTGCGGAAACCGTAAAAAAACTTGCTGAAAAAAATATAGAAATTGTAGCCCATGTAATGATTGGACTTATGCGGGAAACTAAAGAAGACGTTATAAATACCGCAAAATTTATTTCCGCTTTACCGGTAAAAGGCGTGAAAATTCACCAATTAATGATAATAAAAAATACACCGCTTGAGAAATTATTCGCCCAAAATGAAGTTTCGGTTTTGACTCTTGAAAAATACGCTGAAATTCTTAAAGAATTTCTGAGAAATTTGCGGCAAGACATCATAATTCATCGGCTTATGGCGGATTCTTCGGTTCGGAACGGATTAATCGCCCCGTTTTGGAGCTCAGAAAAAAACAAGTCGCTGAATTTTATAAAGAATTATTTGGGAAAATTGTAG
- a CDS encoding UvrD-helicase domain-containing protein, protein MNGKKITVYHASAGSGKTFTLALNYITQLLETNNTPEYAYRHILAVTFTNDAANEMKERILQKLDELAHKKYTNKKPSDYLKPLIEKLDIDENEIAKRAKVAQKAILLDYGNFNICTIDGFLQKVLRNLTVELGISSKFDIEIDSEFPIRNAVKTMINSVKDGDETFERLIDFVEYKLENSKWSIERDLRNFAENIFKEQFQKYENKINTDLQERNWEIKETIKNCREFISQYEKTMINFANDFFKMELPDEEFYQKTRGVPSFFKKIKNKDFNAPNNYVGKVLNGENGNDADMLCFNLLKKTENYRYTNEKKYNSSRLFLKFIYQLQLLSDISNKINEQSKDMNRFILGNVNQLLSKFVKEEDASFIFEKIGANIHSIVIDEFQDTSQLQWEIFKNLIFGIILPQGNFAMLVGDVKQSIYRFRNGDWRILNDIKDEFEKRGYKENERIEYKSLDVNYRSLKNIVEFNNRVFSYSAEILQDNDAKPFKKAYGDVIKGIKYQNDCVKKGFFSVDFTERSGKGKSKDGENDKDYDDIVMEMIAQKIKLLLDKGVKSNDICILCRKNKQIETIARKLPKKLPDKLSSVKIVSENAYLFANSKELKMIIFALKIILNPQDYVSMANLCINLGKLEAKDVNAEKCLEITKEIREEFSSLPLYDLIVKLCAFFKFETEKNSAFLFAFMDNVLDFVSKNVSDVGAFIDFWEEKLSKKTLPLPTKERKDNEILAMTIHKSKGLEFHSVIIPFCDWELKEHSNGIKQNIVWCERENKEKPFNFALLPIEYSAIMGNSDFADEYAQETIYSQMDNLNILYVALTRAKNNLCVIAQKLSDKPKTVPNNVKEFLNVQASCSVDDIAPHENQTEVKEICEKISNIAFVQKERTSDNKEFIARTINESLAVGGNFAQKTKEGNLIHKIFENVIEFSDIENAVERLVSSGEIDAEEKIKTIEKIETYIKEQNKERWFAKDFEVFNESCIIADKTVYRPDRIMMNKNGDSVIVVDYKSGKQDEMHKSQVKKYAEILQRMGYKKVIGYIWYLSENKIVEVK, encoded by the coding sequence ATGAACGGAAAAAAAATTACGGTTTACCATGCGTCCGCCGGAAGCGGAAAAACGTTTACCCTTGCTCTTAATTATATAACACAATTGCTTGAAACGAATAATACGCCGGAATACGCTTATCGCCACATATTGGCGGTAACTTTTACCAATGACGCCGCAAATGAAATGAAAGAGAGGATTTTACAAAAACTCGACGAGTTGGCTCATAAGAAATATACAAACAAAAAACCAAGCGATTATCTTAAACCTTTAATTGAGAAATTAGATATTGACGAAAATGAAATAGCCAAAAGGGCGAAAGTCGCCCAAAAAGCTATTTTACTTGATTACGGAAATTTTAACATATGCACAATAGACGGATTTTTGCAAAAAGTTCTGCGTAATTTAACTGTAGAATTAGGTATAAGTTCAAAATTCGATATAGAAATAGACAGCGAATTTCCTATAAGAAACGCCGTAAAAACGATGATAAACTCAGTGAAAGACGGCGATGAAACGTTTGAACGGCTTATAGATTTTGTCGAGTATAAATTAGAAAACAGCAAATGGTCTATTGAAAGAGATTTGAGAAATTTTGCCGAAAATATTTTCAAGGAACAATTCCAAAAATATGAAAATAAAATAAATACCGATTTACAAGAAAGAAACTGGGAAATTAAAGAAACGATAAAAAATTGCAGGGAATTTATATCGCAATATGAAAAAACTATGATAAATTTTGCAAATGATTTTTTTAAAATGGAATTACCCGATGAAGAATTTTATCAGAAGACAAGGGGCGTTCCAAGTTTCTTTAAAAAAATAAAAAACAAAGATTTCAACGCGCCTAACAATTATGTCGGTAAGGTTTTGAACGGTGAAAACGGTAACGATGCGGATATGTTGTGTTTTAATCTGCTAAAAAAAACAGAAAATTACAGATACACAAATGAAAAAAAGTATAACTCGTCAAGACTTTTTCTTAAATTTATTTATCAATTACAACTTTTGAGCGATATTTCCAATAAAATAAACGAACAAAGCAAAGATATGAACCGATTTATTTTGGGGAATGTAAATCAGCTTTTGAGTAAATTTGTAAAAGAAGAAGACGCGTCTTTTATTTTTGAAAAAATAGGCGCTAATATTCACAGTATTGTTATCGACGAATTTCAAGATACTTCGCAATTACAATGGGAAATTTTTAAAAACTTAATTTTTGGGATTATTTTGCCGCAGGGGAATTTTGCAATGCTGGTAGGCGATGTTAAGCAGTCGATATACAGATTCAGAAACGGAGATTGGAGAATCCTGAACGATATTAAAGATGAATTTGAAAAACGCGGCTATAAAGAGAATGAGCGTATAGAATATAAATCTTTGGACGTGAATTACAGGAGTTTGAAAAATATCGTAGAGTTTAACAATAGAGTTTTTTCGTATTCGGCGGAAATTTTACAGGATAATGACGCCAAACCTTTCAAAAAAGCTTACGGCGATGTTATCAAAGGCATTAAATACCAAAACGATTGTGTAAAAAAAGGCTTTTTTTCTGTAGATTTTACGGAAAGAAGCGGCAAAGGAAAATCCAAAGACGGAGAAAACGACAAGGACTATGACGATATTGTTATGGAAATGATAGCCCAAAAGATAAAGCTGCTTTTGGATAAAGGCGTCAAATCGAATGATATTTGTATTTTGTGCAGAAAAAATAAACAGATAGAAACGATTGCGAGAAAATTGCCGAAAAAACTGCCGGACAAATTGTCAAGCGTTAAAATCGTCTCCGAAAATGCATATTTGTTCGCCAATTCAAAAGAATTGAAAATGATTATTTTTGCGCTTAAAATTATTTTAAATCCGCAGGATTACGTCTCTATGGCTAATTTATGTATAAACTTGGGAAAATTGGAAGCAAAAGACGTCAATGCAGAAAAATGTTTGGAAATAACAAAGGAAATAAGAGAAGAATTTTCATCTTTGCCGCTTTACGATTTAATTGTCAAATTGTGTGCGTTTTTTAAGTTTGAGACGGAAAAAAACTCGGCGTTTTTGTTTGCGTTCATGGATAATGTTTTGGATTTTGTTTCAAAAAACGTTTCTGATGTCGGGGCTTTTATAGATTTCTGGGAAGAGAAGTTATCAAAAAAAACACTTCCATTGCCGACTAAAGAAAGAAAAGACAATGAGATTCTGGCGATGACTATTCATAAATCGAAAGGATTGGAATTTCATTCGGTTATTATCCCGTTTTGCGATTGGGAATTAAAAGAACATTCAAACGGTATTAAGCAAAATATCGTTTGGTGTGAAAGAGAAAACAAAGAAAAGCCGTTTAATTTCGCACTTTTACCTATTGAATACAGCGCGATTATGGGAAATTCGGACTTTGCGGACGAATACGCACAAGAGACAATTTATTCTCAGATGGATAATTTGAATATTCTTTACGTAGCGCTTACCAGAGCCAAAAATAATCTCTGCGTTATCGCCCAAAAATTGTCCGATAAGCCGAAAACCGTTCCTAATAATGTAAAAGAATTTCTGAATGTCCAAGCAAGTTGTTCGGTTGACGATATCGCGCCGCATGAAAATCAAACGGAAGTCAAAGAAATCTGCGAAAAAATCTCCAATATCGCTTTTGTGCAAAAAGAAAGAACTTCGGATAATAAAGAATTTATTGCGCGAACTATAAACGAATCGCTTGCCGTCGGCGGCAATTTCGCTCAAAAAACGAAAGAGGGAAATTTAATACATAAAATATTTGAAAACGTTATTGAATTTTCAGACATTGAGAATGCGGTGGAAAGACTTGTTTCAAGCGGAGAAATTGATGCTGAAGAAAAGATAAAAACTATAGAAAAAATAGAAACTTACATAAAAGAGCAAAATAAAGAGCGGTGGTTTGCCAAAGATTTTGAGGTTTTTAACGAATCTTGCATTATAGCGGATAAAACGGTATATCGTCCCGATAGAATTATGATGAATAAAAACGGCGATTCTGTTATCGTCGTCGATTATAAATCCGGGAAACAAGACGAAATGCACAAAAGTCAAGTAAAAAAATACGCCGAAATTTTGCAAAGAATGGGATATAAAAAAGTTATCGGATATATTTGGTATTTGAGCGAAAACAAAATTGTCGAAGTAAAGTAA
- a CDS encoding MBL fold metallo-hydrolase, producing MNRLVSSAFLFLFIAGICFCADFVILDGAIEVLAVEEVSGGTMGIELFDGGLLSKEQKLVYMPNGKAASSVNVFLVKTGNKTYLIDAGFGNAVKNNKIDVSKIDAIFLTHAHADHVSGLLKENGEANFSAPVFISKQENNYWLDAKTPNSDLQKNVAKAYAGRYKTFSFGETLAPEIIAIEAAGHTPGHTAFLIGTGKTKLLIAGDFLHAAALQFSHPDECAIYDLDRKKSIETRKKLMQMAADNKWLIAGMHIPMPGMGRILDNGKGGFDFDLQK from the coding sequence ATGAATCGTTTGGTTTCGTCCGCTTTTTTATTTTTGTTCATAGCGGGTATCTGCTTTTGCGCTGATTTTGTAATTTTGGACGGAGCGATCGAGGTTTTAGCAGTTGAAGAAGTTTCAGGCGGGACAATGGGGATTGAACTGTTTGACGGCGGTTTACTTTCAAAAGAGCAAAAACTTGTTTATATGCCTAACGGCAAAGCGGCGTCTTCCGTGAACGTTTTCTTGGTAAAAACCGGTAATAAAACTTACCTGATAGACGCCGGTTTCGGCAACGCGGTAAAAAACAATAAAATAGACGTTTCAAAAATAGACGCAATTTTTCTTACCCATGCTCACGCAGACCATGTTTCGGGACTTTTAAAAGAGAACGGCGAAGCGAATTTTTCCGCTCCGGTATTCATTTCCAAGCAGGAAAATAATTATTGGCTGGATGCCAAAACTCCAAATTCCGATTTGCAGAAAAACGTTGCAAAGGCTTATGCCGGACGTTATAAAACATTTTCTTTCGGCGAAACCCTGGCGCCTGAAATAATTGCTATTGAGGCGGCGGGACATACGCCAGGGCATACCGCCTTTTTAATCGGTACGGGCAAAACAAAATTGCTTATAGCCGGAGATTTTTTACATGCGGCTGCGTTGCAATTCTCTCATCCGGACGAATGCGCTATTTATGATTTGGATAGAAAAAAATCGATCGAAACACGTAAAAAACTGATGCAAATGGCGGCGGATAACAAATGGCTGATAGCGGGAATGCATATTCCTATGCCGGGGATGGGCAGGATTCTTGACAACGGTAAGGGCGGTTTTGATTTTGATTTGCAAAAATGA
- a CDS encoding YqgE/AlgH family protein has protein sequence MIWVKGENPFKIDLGTILVASPEIDDEYFKNSLILISAISPDSVLGFIINRPIIVPVKELFDNIDKRFHSAKRRIFAGGPVEESDLNIISFSLVGGREIVQGIRLGGHWKTLDEMLDSDEYENRLFMGYASWGINQLIDEIVLCKSWVVYNDVPVILAFAGVDNEEMQTSQQAISYLNVLAKR, from the coding sequence ATGATTTGGGTAAAAGGCGAAAATCCGTTCAAAATAGATTTGGGAACCATACTTGTGGCGTCTCCGGAAATAGACGACGAGTATTTCAAAAATTCACTTATCTTAATTTCGGCAATATCTCCGGATTCGGTATTGGGATTTATAATAAACCGTCCTATAATCGTACCGGTTAAAGAATTATTTGATAATATCGACAAGCGTTTTCATTCTGCAAAGCGGCGAATTTTTGCCGGAGGTCCTGTTGAAGAATCCGATTTGAATATAATTTCGTTTTCACTTGTAGGAGGACGGGAGATAGTTCAGGGAATACGTCTCGGCGGACATTGGAAAACACTTGACGAAATGCTGGATTCCGACGAATATGAAAATCGGCTTTTTATGGGTTATGCGAGTTGGGGAATAAATCAACTTATTGATGAAATCGTATTGTGTAAAAGTTGGGTTGTATATAACGACGTTCCCGTAATTTTAGCTTTTGCCGGAGTCGATAACGAAGAAATGCAAACATCGCAGCAAGCGATTTCGTATTTGAACGTATTAGCAAAACGCTAA
- a CDS encoding MMPL family transporter has protein sequence MPNFKEEIIFFAIKHRKFSALVILLMTAFFAYNLKNISVDNNAAHAIPDTLQQVRDVENLRSKFNSPYSIFLMAQFDKDSPLYEKIEIFDSWAQKFSEIQIDGVKGFESIVHIGTLKVPVEGGIIGIKSASISKEKNDETLREIIRDNFALTGNFISTDEKTLLMILYTNDNAERPKTISAAMKILDGIRADGYEHTYITGATTTSWYMSRDMNRDLSILLPFSILIAALLLFWMFENLRCVAAPLVIVVFSVIWTLGIMALANVPLNVLTSVIPLILLPVGLAGSLHIIKSYRQNRFNGLDFDDAFAKTYRDLLGPIFIAAATTFFGFSSFTVSSLSWTRYFGFFTGLGIVIALFLSVFFLPIFFTRFEKGATDNEPKNLIPLSFFNNMVFKYPFSKILLLLVIVFSIIFVPKIKFDSNPISFFDKNHELRKSDDIVQEQFGGTRFFDIMIESDTEFSDSASWQNLSDIIDWIKEIPEIGSVTSVFPVLNRVSEILKGTPISQTAVSLMLNGNMTKNEDGSNLLDAWLTSDKKAVKITLACKNIPLYNYTNLSKKITSRINQEHPNWKITASGEVLLMDSMIDLLIRTQTYSLLITFLLIALSLVILFRSFFVGIFSSLPIIIGACFIAGIMAASGITINIVTVIVVNCCIGIGIDYAIHFTSSFLRLRKKGAVSVEALLGAFQDKSTVIIFNTLAVGIGFLVLCLSNFPPVRALGFLIFLSMTVGSIFSLLFLPVFLNRKGK, from the coding sequence ATGCCGAATTTTAAGGAAGAAATAATTTTTTTTGCCATAAAACACAGAAAATTTTCTGCGCTTGTCATTTTGCTTATGACGGCGTTTTTTGCGTATAATCTCAAAAATATTTCGGTAGATAACAATGCGGCGCATGCGATTCCCGACACATTGCAGCAAGTACGCGATGTTGAAAATTTACGTTCGAAATTTAATTCGCCGTATTCAATTTTTCTTATGGCGCAGTTTGACAAAGATTCGCCTCTATACGAAAAAATAGAAATATTCGATTCATGGGCGCAAAAATTTTCCGAAATACAAATAGACGGCGTCAAAGGTTTTGAAAGCATCGTACATATAGGAACGCTTAAAGTCCCCGTAGAAGGCGGAATTATAGGCATAAAAAGCGCATCTATTTCCAAAGAAAAAAACGATGAAACGCTCCGTGAAATCATAAGAGATAATTTTGCACTGACCGGAAATTTTATTTCTACAGACGAGAAAACACTGTTAATGATTCTATATACCAACGACAATGCGGAACGTCCTAAAACGATTTCGGCGGCAATGAAAATATTGGATGGAATACGCGCCGACGGATATGAGCATACGTACATAACCGGTGCGACTACGACGAGTTGGTATATGAGCCGCGATATGAACCGTGATTTGTCTATTTTACTGCCGTTTTCAATACTTATAGCCGCTTTGCTTTTATTCTGGATGTTTGAGAATTTACGCTGCGTAGCCGCTCCTCTCGTCATTGTCGTATTTTCTGTTATTTGGACGTTGGGAATTATGGCGCTTGCCAACGTTCCTCTTAACGTTTTAACGTCTGTAATCCCGTTGATTTTACTGCCTGTCGGGCTTGCCGGTTCGCTTCACATAATAAAAAGTTATAGGCAGAACCGATTTAACGGTTTGGATTTTGACGACGCATTTGCAAAAACTTATCGAGATCTTTTAGGTCCGATTTTTATAGCGGCGGCGACAACTTTTTTCGGGTTTTCATCGTTTACCGTCTCTTCGCTTTCGTGGACCAGATATTTTGGTTTTTTCACAGGATTAGGTATTGTTATCGCTCTTTTTCTTTCAGTGTTTTTTCTGCCGATTTTCTTTACGCGTTTTGAAAAAGGTGCGACAGACAACGAACCGAAAAATTTAATTCCCCTTTCATTTTTCAACAACATGGTTTTCAAATATCCGTTTTCAAAGATATTGCTTTTACTTGTAATTGTTTTTTCGATTATTTTCGTTCCAAAAATAAAATTTGACAGCAATCCGATTAGTTTTTTTGACAAAAACCACGAACTCCGCAAAAGCGACGATATTGTTCAGGAACAGTTTGGCGGAACGCGCTTTTTCGATATAATGATAGAGTCGGATACGGAATTTTCGGATTCGGCGTCATGGCAAAACTTGTCTGATATTATTGATTGGATAAAAGAAATTCCTGAAATAGGTTCCGTAACCTCGGTCTTTCCGGTTTTGAATCGTGTCAGTGAAATTCTAAAAGGAACGCCGATAAGTCAGACGGCGGTTTCGTTAATGTTAAACGGAAACATGACGAAAAACGAGGACGGTTCAAATTTGCTGGACGCTTGGCTTACATCGGATAAAAAGGCGGTAAAAATTACTTTGGCTTGTAAAAATATCCCGCTGTATAATTATACAAATTTATCTAAAAAGATAACTTCGCGCATAAATCAAGAACATCCGAATTGGAAAATTACCGCGTCAGGCGAAGTTTTGCTTATGGATTCTATGATTGACTTGCTTATAAGAACGCAGACGTACAGTTTGTTAATTACGTTTTTGCTGATTGCATTGTCTCTTGTGATTTTATTCCGCAGTTTTTTTGTAGGTATTTTTTCATCGTTGCCTATAATAATCGGCGCTTGTTTTATTGCAGGAATCATGGCCGCTTCAGGAATAACTATCAATATCGTAACAGTTATCGTTGTGAATTGCTGCATAGGAATAGGCATTGATTACGCCATTCATTTTACTTCAAGTTTTTTGAGATTAAGAAAAAAAGGCGCTGTTTCCGTCGAAGCGCTGCTTGGCGCATTTCAAGACAAAAGCACGGTAATAATTTTCAATACGCTTGCGGTCGGAATAGGTTTTCTCGTTTTATGTCTCTCAAATTTTCCGCCGGTACGCGCACTTGGTTTTTTAATATTCCTGTCAATGACTGTCGGCTCTATTTTCTCGCTTCTGTTTCTTCCCGTGTTTTTGAATAGAAAAGGCAAGTAA
- a CDS encoding HAD family hydrolase: MNKALFLDRDGVINKDTAYLHKVENVEFVDGIFDLCKIATEKGFLIIVVTNQGGIAMGNYSEKEMRNVHNYIREEFAKKEIEISKFYFCPHHPNAAIDKFKADCGCRKPNPGMLLRAQRDFNIDFSRSVMVGDKKSDRILIDGLKSYIVKSEYCFENYDVENLREIIEKL; encoded by the coding sequence ATGAACAAAGCGTTATTTCTTGACCGCGACGGGGTAATTAACAAAGACACCGCGTATTTGCACAAAGTTGAAAACGTGGAGTTTGTGGACGGAATTTTCGATTTATGCAAAATTGCTACAGAGAAAGGATTCTTGATAATTGTCGTTACGAATCAGGGAGGAATTGCAATGGGAAATTATAGCGAAAAAGAGATGCGTAACGTTCATAATTACATAAGAGAAGAGTTTGCGAAAAAAGAGATAGAAATATCGAAATTTTATTTTTGTCCGCACCATCCTAATGCGGCGATTGACAAATTTAAAGCCGACTGCGGTTGCCGAAAACCTAATCCGGGGATGCTTTTGCGAGCGCAAAGAGATTTCAACATCGACTTTTCGCGGTCCGTTATGGTGGGCGATAAAAAATCGGACAGGATTTTGATTGACGGACTTAAATCGTATATTGTCAAAAGTGAGTATTGTTTTGAAAATTATGACGTTGAAAATTTGCGGGAAATTATAGAAAAATTGTAG
- a CDS encoding M20/M25/M40 family metallo-hydrolase has translation MMDISRSLIDLTLDLVATNSVIGNEKELADTVFDIFSKNELKIERVGNSITARLDMKKEKTIALVGHLDTVPQNCKQSAVKIENDNLTGLGSCDMKSGIACALKILYEIKTGIIKPSKNIVFVFYDGEEGPLPNGITRLISQNKLQNIDFAYVLEPTCSKYSVGCLGTLTVKVEICGISAHSANPKIGENALSKAAEIIRKIEKIDAGLSKPQKIDKMSFYETINVTQISTENASNVIPQKVNLTINFRFSPKRSSENAKEFIYSIIDKNSVYFMDCANSCSADLQKTAEFLQNGVEREIMQAWTDIAQLNAAGISAVNFGAGDIKFAHKPEEFVSISALEKFYELLKLHV, from the coding sequence ATGATGGATATTTCACGCTCGCTTATTGATTTAACGCTGGATTTGGTCGCAACAAATTCCGTAATCGGAAACGAAAAAGAACTTGCCGACACGGTTTTTGATATTTTTTCAAAAAATGAATTAAAGATCGAACGGGTTGGAAATTCGATAACCGCACGGCTTGATATGAAAAAAGAAAAAACTATCGCGCTCGTAGGGCATTTGGATACCGTACCGCAAAATTGTAAACAAAGCGCGGTAAAAATCGAAAACGACAATCTGACAGGGCTTGGTTCTTGTGATATGAAAAGCGGAATCGCCTGCGCTTTAAAAATTTTATACGAAATAAAAACGGGAATTATAAAGCCGTCAAAAAATATCGTTTTTGTGTTTTACGACGGAGAAGAAGGACCTCTCCCAAATGGGATTACGCGGCTAATTTCTCAAAATAAACTTCAAAATATTGATTTTGCGTATGTTTTAGAGCCGACTTGCTCTAAATATTCCGTCGGATGTCTTGGAACATTGACCGTAAAAGTAGAGATTTGTGGAATTTCGGCGCATTCGGCAAATCCTAAAATCGGCGAAAACGCTTTGAGTAAGGCGGCTGAAATAATAAGAAAAATAGAAAAAATCGACGCAGGTTTGAGCAAGCCCCAGAAAATCGACAAAATGTCGTTTTATGAAACTATAAACGTAACGCAGATTTCCACCGAAAACGCTTCAAACGTTATTCCGCAGAAAGTGAATTTAACGATAAACTTTCGGTTTTCGCCAAAACGTTCGTCAGAAAACGCAAAAGAATTTATTTATTCAATAATCGACAAAAATTCCGTTTATTTTATGGACTGTGCAAATTCGTGTTCGGCTGATTTACAAAAAACAGCAGAGTTTCTGCAAAACGGAGTGGAAAGAGAAATTATGCAGGCGTGGACGGATATTGCACAATTGAATGCGGCTGGAATTTCGGCGGTTAATTTCGGTGCGGGCGACATAAAATTCGCTCACAAACCCGAAGAATTTGTGTCGATTTCTGCGCTTGAAAAATTTTACGAATTACTAAAATTACACGTTTGA